One window from the genome of Amaranthus tricolor cultivar Red isolate AtriRed21 chromosome 9, ASM2621246v1, whole genome shotgun sequence encodes:
- the LOC130824269 gene encoding GDSL esterase/lipase EXL3-like, translating into MKYLLGNVFVSKVNNNDNKIMKVVVVMMIVYININGGNAINVGGKEIKVPALLVFGDSIVDPGNNNYVDTIGRANFPPYGRDFPHGLPTGRYSNGKVPSDFFAEELGIKELVPPYLDPNLEISDLLTGVSFASGAAGYNPKSAKLANVLSLDDQLDLFEEYIQKLKDSVGENRTSIIVSESIYLVCAGSNDITNIYFTLPLTRLEYDINTYTSLMVDWGSSFLQRLYGLGARRIGVISAPPCGCLPSQRLLHTGLSRSCAQNENQAAILFNEKLSTELNYLNQHLPQSRFVYLDIYNIILQLVINPSQYGFEVVDRGCCGTGNLEVSFLCNKLDPGTCKDASKYLFWDSFHPTQAAYQLIVHQVLQKSLPHFF; encoded by the exons atgaaatatttgttGGGAAATGTATTTGTTTCAAAAgtgaataataatgataataaaattatgaaagtGGTAGTAGTGATGATGATTGTGTACATTAATATTAATGGTGGCAATGCCATAAACGTGGGAGGAAAAGAGATAAAGGTACCAGCTTTGTTAGTATTTGGGGATTCAATTGTGGATCCTGGAAATAATAACTACGTAGATACAATTGGTAGAGCCAATTTCCCACCCTATGGCAGAGATTTCCCTCATGGTTTACCAACTGGAAGGTATAGCAATGGCAAAGTTCCCTCTGATTTCTTTG CTGAAGAGCTAGGGATAAAAGAGTTAGTGCCGCCATATTTGGATCCAAACCTGGAAATAAGCGACCTTCTCACCGGTGTTAGTTTTGCGTCTGGTGCTGCTGGTTATAATCCTAAATCAGCCAAATTAGcg AATGTTCTGTCTTTGGACGATCAATTGGATTTGTTCGAAGAGTATATCCAAAAGCTGAAGGACAGTGTTGGAGAAAACAGGACATCAATAATAGTTTCAGAAAGCATATACTTAGTTTGTGCAGGAAGCAATGACATAACTAATATATACTTCACATTACCCTTAACTAGACTTGAATACGATATCAATACTTATACTTCTCTTATGGTTGATTGGGGTTCCTCATTCCTTCAGAGATTATATGGTCTCGGGGCAAGAAGGATAGGCGTGATAAGCGCACCCCCATGTGGATGTCTTCCGTCACAAAGATTGTTACACACCGGTCTGTCAAGATCTTGTGCTCAAAACGAAAATCAAGCTGCCATTCTCTTCAACGAAAAACTCTCTACCGAGCTAAATTACCTTAATCAACATCTTCCCCAATCCAGATTCGTGTACCTTGACATCTACAACATAATACTTCAACTCGTAATCAACCCTTCTCAATATG GGTTTGAAGTAGTGGACAGAGGATGTTGTGGAACAGGGAACTTAGAAGTGTCATTCTTATGCAACAAGTTGGATCCTGGGACATGCAAAGATGCATCTAAGTACCTTTTCTGGGATAGTTTTCACCCTACTCAGGCAGCTTATCAGCTCATAGTCCATCAGGTTCTTCAAAAAAGCTTGCCCCACTTCTTCTAG